From the Ensifer adhaerens genome, the window TCTCGCTGGAGCACTGGCTCTCCAGGCGCTCAACAGAGGGCGTGTTGACGCGCATCACTCTGCCCATTCAGCCCCCCGGAGAACGCTGGACCTTCAGGAAGATCGGCCTGCGCGCCGCCTTCACGCCAAGCATCATCAACGTGGCGGCCCGCCTCTCGGTCGGGCAGAAAGAGGAGATCAACGTCGCCCGTCTCGCGGTTGGCGGCGGCGCAGTTTCGCCCGCCCGCCTGCGAGAGGCCGAGGCCCTGCTGGAGGGATGTGTGTTGAGCGGGGTGAACTGGCTGCGGCTGCATGAATGCCTTGTCGACATAATCGAGGCGCCGAGCGACGCATTCCGCTCGCGGGACTACAGAAAGAAGGTTGCGGCCAACGCCATGGTGTATGGACTTGGTGGGCAACTGAAGCTCCACACACATCACCCCATCAAGAGGCTGCGGCCACAGGCGGCAGCGCCCGCGGGCGAACTGCGACTCGCACGGCATGATAATGCTGCCGTTTGGCATGAACGACCCGACATCGCTGCCAAAACCAAAGGAACGATGTCCTATCTGACCGACACGAGACGGGCGGGCATGCTGGTGGGCCGCATTCTGCGCGCCGGTATCCCGCACGCGCGGATTCTGTCCATCGATACCTCTGCTGCCGAAAAACTGGCGGGAGTCGTCGCCGTCGTCACCCATCGAGACGTGCCGGGTCTCAACGCATTCGGCATTGTGATCCAGGATCAACCGGCGCTCTGTAAAGACAAGGTGCGCCATGCGGGCGACCCGGTCGCGGCCGTGGCGGCGATCGATGCAGAAACCGCGGAGCGCGCGTTGGCGCTGATCAAGGTGGAATACCTACCTCTCGGCATCGTCACCGATCCGGTCGACGCACTGCGTCGAGATGCACAGACGGTGCATGAAAGTGGCAATCTTCAGCGCGAACTACATTTCGAGCGGGGTGATGTCGAAGCGGGCTTTGCCGCCGCCGTTCATGTGGTTGAGGCCACCTACGTCACGCCGCGACAGATGCATGGCTTCATGGAGACGGAAGGCGGCTACGCCTTTGTTGATGACGATGGCACATTGCATATGTTCGCCGGTGGTCAGCATGGCAGCCGCGATCGCATGCAGCTTTCGCGCATTCTGGGGCTGGCGGAAGACAGCATTCGCGTCGTCACCTCGCCGACCGGCGGCGCATTTGGTGGCAAGGACGAACTGTCCATCCAGCCGGCGCTTGCTCTGCTGGCGCTGAAATCCCGCAGGCCGGTTCGACTGCATCTCTCCCGCGCTGAATCCGTGCTGGCCGGACAGAAGCGGAACCCCATGTCGATCTGGATGAAAACAGGTATCGATAGTGATGGCAGAATTGTCGCCCATGAGGTCGAGGTGCTTGCCGACGCCGGCGCTTACGCCTCGCTAGGAGCCGGCGTCATGGAAACCGCACTGGAACATGCGGCAGGCCCTTATATTGCCGGGAATGTCCGCACCCATGGCCGCCTTGTCTACACGAATAACGGCACCTGTGGCGCATTTCGCGGCTTCGGCGCCAACCAGATGACTTATGCGATTGAATGCCAAATGGACAGGTTGGCCGCGGAAATCGGCCTTCCGGCAGCGGAAATCCGTCGGCGGAACCTCCGCGTGCCCGGGATGCCGGGCTTTTTGGGACAGACGGTCGCACCCACCGAACGGTCCGATGAGATGCTGGCGGCGGCTTCTGCATCCAACCTCTGGTCACTGCCACAGGGCCCGCAGCCCGAGAGCGAATGGATTATCGGAACCGGGATGGCCCTCAACTACCAGGGCAATGGCCTCGGATCCGTGGTGCCCGATCCTTGCGGCGGGAGGCTTTCCCTGACCAAATCCGGCATGATCGAAGGCGGATTTGGCCTCGACGAACTCGGCCAGGGGCTCCACGCGCTGATCAAGGCAACGGTGGCGGCCGAGATCGGCTGCGACCGGGCGGATGTCAAACCGACAACCGGCGACACGGCAACCGCCCCCGAATCCGGCTCCACCACGGCCTCGCGTGGCACCTATGTTGTCTGGGCGTCCACCCGAATGGCCGCTCCTGAATTTGACCGGCAGATGCGCAAGGCAGCGGCGGCCATCCTGCGCCGCGATCCGGAGACGCTCGGCCTGGGACAAGGGGGCTTCATGGAACGCGGAACGAATAGCGGCG encodes:
- a CDS encoding xanthine dehydrogenase D subunit/xanthine dehydrogenase C subunit,TIGR03199; translated protein: MEVVSPTSLSQALALHASGEGRFCAGGTALQLDWAKGAPKPVRLIDLSRIAELKGLSRGADTLQIGPLTTLADLLRAPVVAAELPLLAEGLEKVAGPSIRNRATLGGNIAAMNGCLLPALLALDARLEWLEQDGAVQLSLEHWLSRRSTEGVLTRITLPIQPPGERWTFRKIGLRAAFTPSIINVAARLSVGQKEEINVARLAVGGGAVSPARLREAEALLEGCVLSGVNWLRLHECLVDIIEAPSDAFRSRDYRKKVAANAMVYGLGGQLKLHTHHPIKRLRPQAAAPAGELRLARHDNAAVWHERPDIAAKTKGTMSYLTDTRRAGMLVGRILRAGIPHARILSIDTSAAEKLAGVVAVVTHRDVPGLNAFGIVIQDQPALCKDKVRHAGDPVAAVAAIDAETAERALALIKVEYLPLGIVTDPVDALRRDAQTVHESGNLQRELHFERGDVEAGFAAAVHVVEATYVTPRQMHGFMETEGGYAFVDDDGTLHMFAGGQHGSRDRMQLSRILGLAEDSIRVVTSPTGGAFGGKDELSIQPALALLALKSRRPVRLHLSRAESVLAGQKRNPMSIWMKTGIDSDGRIVAHEVEVLADAGAYASLGAGVMETALEHAAGPYIAGNVRTHGRLVYTNNGTCGAFRGFGANQMTYAIECQMDRLAAEIGLPAAEIRRRNLRVPGMPGFLGQTVAPTERSDEMLAAASASNLWSLPQGPQPESEWIIGTGMALNYQGNGLGSVVPDPCGGRLSLTKSGMIEGGFGLDELGQGLHALIKATVAAEIGCDRADVKPTTGDTATAPESGSTTASRGTYVVWASTRMAAPEFDRQMRKAAAAILRRDPETLGLGQGGFMERGTNSGARLLTYRDLAEQLDEADLPSVTVAYEFPKNEYTAGNARLVFAFGAAIARVAISRVTGEVRILDLHQHTAAGPVMDMAAYLGQIEGGAVQGLGFTLTEDAQMVGGRHVCTNLDTYMLPGVQDAPRLMQVFALESLDKDDVFGPRGVGELGIGAVTPAIANAVFAAIGHMPTVTPFQPETILAALENG